The sequence below is a genomic window from Luteimonas sp. MC1825.
AGTGGAACGACGTGCATCGCACCCTGCGCGGCGAGTACGGCGCGCGCTCCACGCGCAGCGACCCGGCCGACGACGCCAGCTCGGTGATGCATGTGGCGGCACCGATCCTGGATGGCGCGCGCATCGCCGGCGTGCTCACCGTGTCCAAGCCCAACCAGGCGATGGCGCCGTTCATCGCGCGCAGCCAGGCGGTGGTGATGCGCTGGGGCTGGGTGCTGCTGGGCACGTCGCTGCTGGTGGGCCTGCTGGCAGCGTGGTGGCTGGCGCGCCAGCTCGGTGGCCTGCGCCGCTATGCCGATGCCGCCGCCGCCGGCGAACGCGCGGTGCTGCCGGACTCCGCCGGCGAGTTCGCCGACCTGGGCCGCGCGATCGAGTCGATGCGCCTGCGGCTGGAAGACCGCCAGTACGTCGAGCGCTACGTGCACACGCTCACCCACGAACTGAAGGCGCCGCTGGCCGCGATCCGCGGCGCGGCGGAGCTGCTGGAATCGCCGCTGCCCGATCCCGACCGCGTGCGCTTCGCCGGCCACATCGGCGCGCAGAGCACGCGCATGGCGACGATGATCGACATGCTGCTGGCGCTGGCCGCGGTGGAGCACAGGCAGCAGCTCGACGCGCCGGTTGCGGTGGACGTCGCGGCCCTGGTCGCCGAGGTCTGCGAGGATGCGGCGCCGCGGATGGCCGCGGCCGGCCTTGCGCTGCAGGTCGAGACCTCGCCGTTGCCCGCGGTGGTGGCGGGGGATGCGTTCCTGCTCCGCCACGCGCTGGCCAACCTCGTCGACAACGCGATCGGTTTTTCGCCGGCCGGCGGCCGCGTGCTGGTGGCACTGCGACACGTCGACGGTCACGTGGAGGTGGACATCGCCGATGACGGCCCGGGGATCCCCGACTACGCCGCGGGACGCGTCTTCGAACGCTTCTACTCGCTGCCGCGACCGGGCGACCGCGGCCGCAGCAGTGGCCTGGGCCTGACCTTCGTCGCCGAGGTCGCGGCGCTGCACGGCGGGCGCGCGGCGCTCCGCAACCGCGACGGTGGTGGTGCCGTCGCCAGCCTGGTGTTGCCGCTGCAGCCGATCAGGTAACGCGTGCACCCTGCGGTAGCGCGTGGCAATCCGGTGTCGCGTCGCTCGCCGCGCGCTTCACCCTCGCTTCATCGTGGCCCCGTCGTGCCGCCACTCGCCGCCAGCAGCCTGTCCGCTCTCTTCTCCGTTCGTGAGGGCGACATGCGTCTCTGGTTCAAGGTGGTGATGGTCGCGGCGATGACGCTGGCGATCCTGGTGGCGCTGGCGATGGTCCGCGGCGTGATCGACGAGCGCCAGGCGCGACGCGCGGAAGCGGTGGCCAGCGTGGTGGCGGGCTTCGGCGGGGCGCAGGTGCTGGCGGGACCGGTGCTGGTGGTGCCGTACGTGGAGGAGGTCGAAGAGGACGTGCGCGATGCGGCCGGCATCCTGCACAAGGTGACGCGCACGCGCGAGCGGCAGTGGACGTTCTTCCCGGAGACCCTGCTGGTCGATGGCGCGCTGGCGCCGGACACGCGCCGCCGCGGCCTGCACCAGGTGCGGGTGTACCAGTGGTCCGGCTCGCTGCGGGCGCGCTTCGACGCGCGCATCCCCGACGAAGTCGGCCGCGTGCGGCGCATCGGCCGGCCGTGGCTGGCGCACGGCATCGCCGATGTGCGCGGACTGCGCGAGCTGCCGGTGTTCACGCTCGACGGCAAGGCGCTGCCGCTGGTGCAGGGCCTGGGCCATGCCGACGGGCCGGGACTGCATGCGCGCCTGGCGGCACCGCGCGCGGGGCAGCGCCTGGCGTTCGCGACCGCGCTCGCGCTCGAGCTGCGCGGCACCGAGTCGTTCGCCATGCTGCCGGTGGCGCGCAGCAACGACCTGCGCCTGCAGTCGTCGTGGCGGCATCCGAAGTTCGAGGGCCTCTCGCCACAGCACGACATCGGCGCCGACGGCTTCCGCGCGCGCTGGCAGGTGGCGGCGCTCGCCACCGGCGCGCAGCGCGAATACCGCCACGCCCCCGATGTCGCCCGGCACGCAGGCGGCGCGGACGGGGCGCAGACCAGCGCGGTCCGCGTGGCGCTGATCGACCCGGTAAACGCCTACCTGCAGGCCGAGCGCGCCACCAAGTACGGCGTGCTGTTCGTGGTCCTGACCTTCGTCGGCTTCTTCATGTTCGAACTGCTGCGGCAGCTGCCGATCCATCCCGTGCAGTACGCGCTGGTGGGGCTGGCGATCGCGCTGTTCTTCCTGCTGCTGGTCAGCCTCGGTGAACACATCGCCTTCGGATGGGCCTATCTGGTCGCGGCGTCGGCCTGCATCGGGCTGATCGGCTTCTACCTGTCCGCGGTGCTGCGCGGCGTGCTGCGTGGCGTCGGCTTCGCCGCCATGCTGGCACTGCTCTATGCCGCGCTCTACGGCCTGCTGGTGTCGGAGGACAACGCGCTGGTGCTGGGCGCCGGCCTGCTGTTCGCGATCCTGGCCGCGATCATGGTGCTGACCCGCAAGGTGGACTGGTACGCGCTGTCCGGACGTGGTGCATGAGCGCGTCGCGCTCAGCCGATGGCCGGCAACATGCGGCCCAGTGCAAGGGACCCCGCGGCCAGCGCCGCGCCGATCGCCGTGGCCGCGAGCACGTCACTGGGGTAGTGCAGGCCCAGCACCACGCGCGACAGCGCAACCAGCGCGGTAAACGGCAGCAGCAGCCACGCCAGCTGCGGGTAGTAGGCCAGCGCGACGATGGTGAAGGCCACCGCATGCAGGGTATGCCCGGAGGGAAAGCTGAACTCGTCGAGCGGGGCGATCCAGGCGCGGACGCGCACGTCGGTGGCGAACGGCCGCGGCCGCCGCGTCCAGCGCTTGAGCGCCTTGTACAGCAGCAGCGCGACCACGCCGGTGGCCGCCAGGTGTGCCGATGCCGCCAGCCCCTGGATGCCATCCAGCACCACCAGCGCCGCCATCAGCACGCACCAGGCCACGCCGTCGCCGAGCCGGCTTACGGTGGCGAAGACGCGCAGCACGTGCGTCGTGGCGCACCAGCCGTTGGTGCGCAGGCACCAGGCAAGATCGCCGCCGCGCGCGGCGTCAGGCGAGGGCGTTGGCGCGGGTGGTCGCGGCATGTGGGGTCTCCCGGTGCCTGCCGATGCGCTGCAGGATGGCGTCGAATTCCGCGGCCACGCTGGCCGGGCGCAGTGGTGCAACGGCGGCGCGTGCGCGCCGGCCCATCTCGCGGCGCGCATCGTCTTCAAGCGCGATCCGGCACGCCGCGCCGATGAAGCCATCCTCGTCACCTGGAGTGGGCGCGGCACCGTGCAGGCCGTGGCGCAGGTGCTCGCGCGCGGCGCCGTAGTTGAACGCCACCGTGGCCACGCCGCTGGCCATCGCCTCGAGCGTCACGTTGCCGAAGGTTTCCGACAGGCTCGGGAACAGGAACAGGTCGCCGCTGGCGACGTGTCGCGCCAGGTCGTCGC
It includes:
- the creC gene encoding two-component system sensor histidine kinase CreC, with the translated sequence MRIGLRILLGYFVIVALAALLLGRVFVQQVKPGVRQAMEDTLADTANVLAELATDDLLAGRMDVGRFATRVRALAARDPGARIWGFDKHAVSYRITVTDARGIVVFDSAGRDLGRDYSKWNDVHRTLRGEYGARSTRSDPADDASSVMHVAAPILDGARIAGVLTVSKPNQAMAPFIARSQAVVMRWGWVLLGTSLLVGLLAAWWLARQLGGLRRYADAAAAGERAVLPDSAGEFADLGRAIESMRLRLEDRQYVERYVHTLTHELKAPLAAIRGAAELLESPLPDPDRVRFAGHIGAQSTRMATMIDMLLALAAVEHRQQLDAPVAVDVAALVAEVCEDAAPRMAAAGLALQVETSPLPAVVAGDAFLLRHALANLVDNAIGFSPAGGRVLVALRHVDGHVEVDIADDGPGIPDYAAGRVFERFYSLPRPGDRGRSSGLGLTFVAEVAALHGGRAALRNRDGGGAVASLVLPLQPIR
- the creD gene encoding cell envelope integrity protein CreD, yielding MRLWFKVVMVAAMTLAILVALAMVRGVIDERQARRAEAVASVVAGFGGAQVLAGPVLVVPYVEEVEEDVRDAAGILHKVTRTRERQWTFFPETLLVDGALAPDTRRRGLHQVRVYQWSGSLRARFDARIPDEVGRVRRIGRPWLAHGIADVRGLRELPVFTLDGKALPLVQGLGHADGPGLHARLAAPRAGQRLAFATALALELRGTESFAMLPVARSNDLRLQSSWRHPKFEGLSPQHDIGADGFRARWQVAALATGAQREYRHAPDVARHAGGADGAQTSAVRVALIDPVNAYLQAERATKYGVLFVVLTFVGFFMFELLRQLPIHPVQYALVGLAIALFFLLLVSLGEHIAFGWAYLVAASACIGLIGFYLSAVLRGVLRGVGFAAMLALLYAALYGLLVSEDNALVLGAGLLFAILAAIMVLTRKVDWYALSGRGA
- a CDS encoding phosphatase PAP2 family protein — translated: MPRPPAPTPSPDAARGGDLAWCLRTNGWCATTHVLRVFATVSRLGDGVAWCVLMAALVVLDGIQGLAASAHLAATGVVALLLYKALKRWTRRPRPFATDVRVRAWIAPLDEFSFPSGHTLHAVAFTIVALAYYPQLAWLLLPFTALVALSRVVLGLHYPSDVLAATAIGAALAAGSLALGRMLPAIG